One window of Vicia villosa cultivar HV-30 ecotype Madison, WI unplaced genomic scaffold, Vvil1.0 ctg.001130F_1_1, whole genome shotgun sequence genomic DNA carries:
- the LOC131633501 gene encoding uncharacterized protein LOC131633501 — protein sequence MEQIQTDMTEIRAQIGTTMGQFLEAIQIVTRGQGDLRKPVQRPDFIVDPSGVHQKVVKPTQEAPLNQNVRNTMQVPVNEAPHRENLSVSSYDTFKFPMDEDEGKLRLLDKRLKAVEDRDCLGLDAASLCLDSLSGASLEWYTQLERTNIRTWKDLAKAFFKHYKHNSDMVPTRIHLQGLTQKVDESFREYAQRWRELAARVQPPLLERELVDMFMDTLQDPYLNRMVGCAASEFSTLVVIGERIEHGLMTGKIQNAATNFEFPEQDGEETSTISEVEERDHAYSPVQIPCYQMTEITPDQDAPQICAATISQPPVQFVQQEHVQYNQSVKYAPQQQQRYRQNHRPQGGQNQRRPRKVYEPIPMPHSQLLSHLLQNSLVELKQLGPPPFPYPEGYDPNAYCEFHSGAPGHLIEGCNVFKGTFQNLIDSKAICFTPNGLRIN from the exons ATGGAACAAATTCAGACAGACATGACAGAGATTAGGGCTCAGATAGGGACTACTATGGGTCaatttttggaagctatccaAATCGTTACCCGTGGACAAGGAGATTTAAGAAAGCCTGTTCAGAGGCCGGATTTTATTGTTGATCCAAGCGGCGTTCATCAAAAAGTCGTCAAACCTACCCAAGAGGCCCCTTTGAATCAGAATGTTAGAAACACTATGCAAGTTCCCGTCAACGAGGCTCCACACCGTGAAAATCTTTCTGTTTCGTCATATGATACTTTTAAGTTTCCAATGGATGAAGATGAGGGTAAGCTCCGTCTTTTGGATAAGAGATTGAAAGCGGTTGAGGATCGTGATTGCCTTGGTTTGGATGCTGCTAGTTTATGCctg GATAGTCTTAGTGGGGCATCTCTTGAATGGTATACCCAACTTGAAAGGACCAACATCCGAACTTGGAAAGATCTAGCCAAAGCCTTTTTCAAGCATTACAAACATAACAGTGATATGGTTCCTACCAGAATTCATCTTCAgggtttgactcagaaggttgacGAATCCTTTAGAGAGTACGCACAAAGATGGAGGGAGCTAGCTGCTAGAGTTCAACCTCCCCTTTTGGAACGAgaacttgtagacatgttcatggacaCTTTACAAGACCCCTATCTGAATCGGATGGTTGGATGTGCCGCTTCTGAATTCTCAACTTTGGTTGTcataggagaaagaattgagcaCGGTCTTATGACTGGCAAGATTCAGAACGCTGCTACTAATTTTGAATTCCCAGAACAAGATGGTGAAGAAACAAGTACAATTTCCGAAGTTGAAGAGAGAGATCATGCTTATTCTCCAGTTCAGATCCCTTGCTATCAAATGACAGAAATTACTCCTGATCAGGATGCCCCACAAATTTGTGCTGCGACTATTAGCCAACCACCAGTTCAATTTGTGCAACAAGAGCATGTTCAATATAATCAATCAGTTAAGTATGCTCCGCAACAACAGCAGAGATATAGACAAAATCACCGACCACAGGGTGGGCAGAATCAAAGAAGGCCAAGAAAGGTATATGAACCAATTCCAATGCCTCATAGTCAGTTGCTCTCTCATTTACTCCAAAATTCTTTAGTGGAATTAAAACAACTTGGGCCTCCTCCTTTTCCTTATCCTGAAGGATATGATCCCAACGCCTACTGTGAGTTCCATTCAGGGGCACCTGGACATTTGATTGAAGGTTGCAACGTATTCAAAGGCACATttcaaaacctcattgattccaagGCAATCTGCTTCACGCCAAACGGTCTGCGCATAAATTGA